CCCCGACAAAAGAGCTTGCAGCAACCCGTTCTGGATTTTCGAGGAACGGAACAAGGTCGTAGTAGTATCCAAGCGCGTGACGGAGTAGCGAGACTAGATTCGAAAAGCTCCACATGCGATTCACTTGCGCCTTGACCAGTTTTACCAACAAGTTTGCAATCATCACGACCCAGATTTGCGTCTCGATCGCGTTGGCGCTTTCGCCGTAAAAGAAGTGCAGGGGGAAATTCTGCTTCAGCTGCTTGTAGAGCGACTCGATCTGCCATCTGCGCCTGTAAATCTCGACGATTTCGGAGTCTTTCAGTTCCATGTTGTTCGTAAGCAGCTGCCAGCGCTTGCGGGTATGCGGATCCACGTACTCGACCAGCCTCGACTTGTGAACTAGTACCTTCCCGTTCTTCAGCCGTTTCCTGAACTCGATGATGTCGTCTCGACGGACCCTGGCATCGGACGCACCCTTCTCGTAACATTTTTCGAGGACTTTGTAGGTCAGGTTCCTCTTCATCTTGGTGACGTACGTGATGCGGCGCCTGGTGAACTTCTCGAACACCCTGTAGTCGATATAGGCCCTGTCGAAGGCGATGAACGAGTCCTTGGGCAGTTTCACCATGCCGAGCATTACATGATCGTGGACCCTCGCCGCCGTATGCCTGATGAACTCGGGGACGCCCGTCAGCGCCTTCATGATCGTATGCGACTTGATACCGCCGTTCTTCCTGCCGATTTTCGGGTTTCGTCCGGCTCCCTTCAGGACGTTCGAGAACAGCGATATGGTCGTGGAGTCCATCACGTACAGTTTCTGCGCCCATTCATAGTCGCGGCTGTCCGGTAAAAAACGGCCGAACTTTTCGTAGAGCGACTTGTAGACGGCCTCGAAGAACTTGCAGGGGCGTCTGTTGTTCGCGTCGGAAAAAGTGCTCATCTTCAGCGGTCCCGTGAACCCGGCGTGCCACAGGTGCCTCGCTTCCGTGTTCACTCCCGTAAGGATTTCGCGCAGGGACCTGTAATTTTTGAATACAGCGAACAACAGCACGAGCAGGTGCTGGAACCCGTCGAACTTCTTGACATAGCGTTCCCCGCCAACGCTGCGGGATTGCTTCAGAATTTCGCCTTTAGAGAGGTATTTTGTGATTTGTGCGTATATCGGCTGTCCGGTAAAATTTCTACATTCCATAGTGCTTTTGAATTTGTTTTATGTGCAAAAGAAACTATAGTCAAAAGCGGCGGCTCCCGGAAACGGCAGTCGCCTTTTTTGTTAGATTTCAGGTTGAATTAAAAAGTTTTACCGGACACTAATA
The Fibrobacter sp. UWP2 DNA segment above includes these coding regions:
- a CDS encoding IS4 family transposase; translation: MECRNFTGQPIYAQITKYLSKGEILKQSRSVGGERYVKKFDGFQHLLVLLFAVFKNYRSLREILTGVNTEARHLWHAGFTGPLKMSTFSDANNRRPCKFFEAVYKSLYEKFGRFLPDSRDYEWAQKLYVMDSTTISLFSNVLKGAGRNPKIGRKNGGIKSHTIMKALTGVPEFIRHTAARVHDHVMLGMVKLPKDSFIAFDRAYIDYRVFEKFTRRRITYVTKMKRNLTYKVLEKCYEKGASDARVRRDDIIEFRKRLKNGKVLVHKSRLVEYVDPHTRKRWQLLTNNMELKDSEIVEIYRRRWQIESLYKQLKQNFPLHFFYGESANAIETQIWVVMIANLLVKLVKAQVNRMWSFSNLVSLLRHALGYYYDLVPFLENPERVAASSFVGGRSPPGQLQLNLV